The Panicum virgatum strain AP13 chromosome 6K, P.virgatum_v5, whole genome shotgun sequence nucleotide sequence TGAAATCAACATAACACCGTTACCAAACATGTAGAGTTTCtgggaaaaaaaattcatatatAGAAACAGCATTGACTGAAGTGCCAAACAAACAGGAATCATCAACACACCTAGAGACAAACAGTACCCATGCGAGAGAAAGTCACAACCCATGACATCTCATAATGGAATAATCTTTATTCCACCATACCTTCTATGATATTTAAGATAAATAATTCTAAAAAGTGAAATCTAGATTGAAAAGTATTAGGCATTTGCTGAACCACACCTGCTGTCATTAAGATCTCAAGTGTAAAAATGTGTTCTCTCACACTAAAGATGTATGCACTGTTTGGATTTAAGTTAAGAACATGACAACATAAGTCTATAAAACCATAACCCACAGGAAAGTTCTACGGCTCAAAGGAACACATTTCAAATGGTACAGGTTACATTTATGTTAGAATTCAGTAGGTACAACCCAAAGAATCTTACCTTGAAAAGTGGGGACCTGAAGCAACTTTGACAACAAGCTCCGGGACCGTGCATATATCTCAACCCGGGTACCATGCTCAAATGGCTCATTTTCAACGAATCTCTGCAACAGAACCTGGAATTGCTGGAATGCTTGAGCAGCAGTGCTGTATGTTGTAGGATTATCAGGTTgcgctgcaactataaggctcaggTGCACATATGTACAATGCAGAGCCTCCCAGCTTAATGAAACATGAGCAACATATGCTGTTTCAAGTGTTTGATATGGATCATCTTCGCTTTGCTGTTGCTGAAGTTGTTCACAATCCTCCTGGAGCTCTTCCCTTCTTTTGAATGAGAGGCTACGCAGGGTAGATGCCAATTTGGATGCAGATCTTGGAGACTTTTTGGACATGTTCAGTGATTCTAGAAAAAGATTTATTTTCCAACCGTTAGAATGGTAAAAGTATGCAGAGGGGCTtatttaaatatatataaaatcaaTGGCACACTATAAAGCAGCAGTAAAATGAAGCTGTCAAATTTATTAAGCAATAGAAAATACTGAAGGCAACCAGTAACATGTGCTGAAGGGAAACATTAAACAGGAAATATTGGCTGATTCAGTGAGACAAGAAAAGTCACATGGATTTCAGCAGGAAAGGGTGAAATTCCCATGTTGCTCCACGCGACATAGTAGTGTTCCCTGGAATTAGGTGTGTGCAGAGTCTGACTCGGGTACACGTATGGGTGTTTGATGGCAGATACCACTTGAATCCAGCACGAGTGCGTGGGTGTCGGACTCAGACTCAGGTAACCAAGTAGCGCTAGACAGAATATGACAAAAGTTGTTGATTGTGTTTTTCTTGCCTTTTTGAGTGATGTCAGCTGCCTGATGCTGCGGTTTCATTTTATAAAGACGGTTACAAAAAGAATACAAGCAGCAAAAGTGGGCATACCAAATGAGTCATGCAACTACCATATAACACTTGTATTCATTAAGCCTATTTACAGTAAGTAGGGACCATGCTTTAACACTTAGCAGAAGGCTCAACGTTGACTATAATTTATAAGTAGAATAACAAAACTAGCTGAGTGCTGAAGTTAATAAGAGAAAAATGGCCAACTTTGTGGCACCAGACTATATACATGCATAATCACAAAaggggggaaaaagaaaagaaaaagacttGATACATGCATCGTGTTACAATCAACTGAATGTGAGAAAATAGAACCAAGCATATACTAAGAAGCATCCGCAACTGGCTACATCTATTACCTGGATCCTTCATGAGCTGCGTGATCATCTTATGAAACACCAGCATCCTCTCGCAGTATTTATCATACAGCGAATCGAACCCGCAAAGTGGGAACCCGTTGCCGACATCTGACTCCAACCACTCCCTGGAGctgctcccttcctcctccccttcctccccgccgTCCTCCTCAACCTCGGCGCATTCCTCCTCGGGGATGAGCACCATGAAGCTGTTCTTCCgcagctccttgagcctccgcTTCACCTCAGTCGTGATGAAATCAtcgtcatcctcctcctcctcctcctcctccgtcacTTCCTCCACCGCGCCATTGCCTGCAACTGCACCCTCTGTCTCCTCAGCTTTCTCCCCTAAAATGTCAACCTTCTGTTGCTCCTCGGAGGCCACATTCCCGGCGGCGTGGGCCTCATCATCGGACTCCACTATCTCGCCACCACCCCCGGCGCCCTTCTTGCCCTTCCCGAACTTCTTGATCTTGAAGAAATCCATCGGTCGGAAGCCCCTAAACCCCAAAAGCTCAAACAGTCCCCCCAAAAGAtccctcccttttcttttcGCTGATTCTCGATCCCAAAGACGCCCGCTCCCTTTCGCTTTCCCTGCAAATACCAGAATATAAGGATCGAGGGGAGCCGAAGGTGATCCGAAGGAACACCTAGAGGAAACCCTAACAAATCGCGAGCTCGCGGGCCGTGCTCGACGGCCGAAATACCTCAGGAGACGGCGCCCTCAATCCCGGCGGCCGCAGCTGGAATGCGGGGACAATCCGCCAGAAAACACCAGCGAGACGCTCACCCCCTCAAGATCCGCCGAATCGGAGTCCGCCCCGGGTCCTCGCCGGGCGGGCCTCCCCCTCGCCTTCCCGGTGAATGCCGGGCTCacgggcgcgaggcggcggcgagcggcatcTCCGCGGACCGCGAGTGGTCGGCGCTGCGCAGCTGGTTTCGTCGCCTCGGGGCTGCGGGGCGGGGGGTTTTAGGATGGGGGAGTCGGTCTCCGGCCTGCGCTGGTGGATGGTGCTGGCTCGCGGTGCGGCGGCTCGCTGGGtctgcagcagccagcagggttCGCCCCGTCGGTACTCGGGGTGGGGTGCTGGACCTGGGAGGAATCGAATCCGAAATTTTTAACCGCGGCTTCGAGGGTTTAAGCTGTgattagcggcggcggcgatcgcgATTAGCGTGTGGTCAAAGACGGAGGAGCAGCCGAGCAGGGCAGCCGGGGGAGTGTGGACTGTGGATGTGGAGTGGAGTGGCGTCGAGTGCATGGGAGACCGCGCGGGGCGTACGACGCCTGTCGCGGTCGCTGGTCTGCGCCCCAGGGTGGGGCCCACCCACGTCCTCGGAGAAGACGAGTTGGGCCGAGCCGGGGGATGAGGGTCGGCCCATGGGAACAAATGAAGCCCGTAAAGCCTCTCGAACCATCATTTCTCAAGGGGAAAAAAAGCCCTTCTAGACTGTCCACAGTGGAAGGAGCAAATGAAGGAGCagatgcactgtttggcactatagatgcactgtttggcactgtagacagagagggcgtgggaaacgaggagggagcaaatttgcttTTGCTCCCTCCGTTGTGGTCAGCCTAATCAGCCCAGCTAACTACATTGGAGAGGAAGCACAAATATTAGGAGTCGACAGTCAAACTTTCACACAAGGtccaataattattttttattctggaacaatttttttatttccgaacaaatttttttgtattatcagaataattaaaaaaatatttcggaACAAAAGAAATTTGTTCTGTAATAAATTTTACTGGATTACACATGTTGGCCGATTTATTAGGCTAGTTTAGACCTAAAATATAAAATCTGAGGTAGATAGAGCTAATGTGACAGGTTTGCTCGAGGGTCACACGGGTAAAAAGGCCTCAGATGGCGCCTGCGGCCCGCCCACCGAGCTGATCGATACCGTGGTCCGGCCCACTTGTTCTTAGTCATCTTTTGGGCCTTGTCTACCTCGACCCAAGAAAGAAAAAGTCCGACAAAACGAGTCAAACTTGCGGGCaggggcaacaaatgtccaagctCGCATCAAAAAAAGCGAGCACTAGTGGTAGGAAATTCggaggagaagaaggggaaaaaggcATCCAAAGTCGTGCCAGGCCCGCCTCATCGAAGTCCAAAAGTCGGTAGGCACTAGTGTGAGGTCCGTTTCAGCTAGCGAACTCTTTTTTTCCGAGAACATGTGTTCCATCTCCCTCGTAATCGTCTCTGATAAGACTCCGAGCATTTGAGATCACTTTGTGATAAAGTCCAAACACGGCATCAAATTTCCCCTCTGACCCCAAGacttttttctttaaaaaaactttctcttctctttttttttctaattcaaAACGCTAGTGTTTTACTGGACCGGCCTCCTGCGAAATTCCGCCTAAAATCCACGTGAATTGGACCGGTCCACGTACAGTAACCCTCCGACACGGTAATGATCTAGCCGCACCCATCAAGTCGTGGACCATCGAACACTCTGTTCGGCAGCTAGCTCCAGCTCCAGTCCAacattatttttctctcacaccattccagtcaccaactccagctccagccagcccaataatatttttctctcacaccatttcAGTTCCAGCCTCCGGTTTCACTCTACTGAACGTAGTGAAAATCGGCAGGACACCAGCAGCCAACGGCCCCTTGCACTGCCAGCCACTGAACCGCTGCTCCCCAACTACTACCCCCGATCCTCTCTTgaggcccccccccccccccccaccgctTGTCCGGTTTCCATCAATgggtaaaaaaatattatgcCATTCATGAGGCTGCTGTCCTTTGCACAGTTTAGTTGGTGATGCATTTGATGAATGTCAAACAATTTGTGCCAAGTCCTAGAAGGAAAGCAACGTGTGGTAGCAAAATCTtcttaaaattttgaaatcacCGAGGATTTTAGCAGGATTTGTTGAATCATtgcttttctttgggtttgtgATAATGTTTCCACTTTGCCGTTTATGTAACTAGCCCACATGTGCTTCAATGTTTTTTTTCCCGTTGATTTAATATCGTATCAATTTTAAAAACTGAACCTACAAACTACTAGACCTAAACCTTCGAAATCTAATGTCAAGTGGTAATTTCAGAAACAGAAAAATGTCACTCTCAATCCTCTGCACTCAAGGGACCGGCACCATTACATACAATATGTAAAATGTGTTCCTAACAACTAACATAAACTCACCAAACTTGTACAAAATTCAAGGATACTACCATCTACACTAAATCATATCACTATACGAGGTTACCAGTTATTATTTTACAAGATTGAATCCGCTAATAAATCATTTGCGTTTTGTAGTCTTTACTCATTTAGCCATGATCGGACACTAAGGGTAACCAATTCACATCCCTATAAACATTCACGTTGAATTTCACAATTAAACTAAACACTAGTTGTCTACCCAACCTGCGTATATGTTAGATGAGTGTGAAACTACTATGGAAGCTCGTTATGCAATTAAACTCATGGGAAGTCATTCAAATTAGGAGTCTAGTTAGATGTGGGCAGCTACTTCCTCCGTTTCAAATAAAATGTGTACttagacatatgttatatctagatgcatagcaaacacaatgaatctaaaaaagtcaaaacgacctacattttagaACGGAGGAAGTATCTTTTATGGATGCTCATCGAATAGGATGTTGCTTGTGTGTTTAGAGGGGTGAGTATGCATGCACAGCATGTCTGCAATCTGCATTTGTATCTCTTTTAACAAAAGTGATTTAAAATTGGAAAGGAACTCTTTGCGTTTCCTAAGACGAGTTATCCAAACCAACCGCAAAAAGGCACTTGGGAGTTGGAAAATCACCCCCGGAGTTTGCCAAGGCTCGCACGGCCTCGTGGGTCCCGAACACGATCTCGATGTCGTGGCCGATCCCGGCAAGCCACCTGTCGCGGACGCGCCGAGCCAcctcgacggcgacgcggccccCCGGGCCCACCGCGCAGCGACCCGAGCCGCGCACGAGCCCGACGTCTCGGACCCAATAGCCGCCCGCCACGTACGCCCCCGCGCCCGCCACGTACCCTGTCACGTGCCCCGCGCGGCCTCAAAAAGATCTGCGCGCTGCGCGCACCTGCGTCCTCGGGTCCTAACGACACCGCACGAGCTGCGACCCGCGAGCACGAGTTCTTGGCGACCTCGCGGGCCGCGGCGTCGTTAGAACCAAGGATTGGGGTTGCCCtcgccgaggaggagggagtTGGTGGCGACGGGGGGGCTCGCGGGGATGGGGATCTCGAGGCCCCTCgcggtggcgctgctgctgctgatcgccgtcgccgccggggcggccgccgaggagccggtggtggcggtggactCGGTGGCCATCGCGGTGGAggccgccgctgctgcggcggcggcgaaggcggaggaggcggcggcgctcagggcCGAGCTGGAGCAGCTCAGGGCGAAGATCTCCAACTTAGGTCAGTGGCGGCCGGTTTGAAATCGACGGGGCGCGCTCGATTTACCCTCGGGGTGATTTGGCGGGGGGATGGGGGTTGGTTGAAACGTCGAGTTCACGCTTCGAAGCTAGGTTAATTCTTGCCGTTCCACTGGAATTGGAATTGATGCTGCTCTAGCGAGCTGCGGGGTTTAATTGGAGGCCGATTCGATGAGGTGATCTGGGATTTCAGAGATTGCCGGTGAGCTAGCGGGATCTGTTTGTTGGGGGTTTAGCATCTAGGTGTTTCCGGATGGTGCGCGCGTCAGTGCCAGGTTGATCAAGTAGCTCGGTGCCGCGAAATTTTGGTCTGATGTTTTCGTGCTGATTTTGGTCCTGAGTG carries:
- the LOC120712884 gene encoding uncharacterized protein LOC120712884 is translated as MDFFKIKKFGKGKKGAGGGGEIVESDDEAHAAGNVASEEQQKVDILGEKAEETEGAVAGNGAVEEVTEEEEEEEDDDDFITTEVKRRLKELRKNSFMVLIPEEECAEVEEDGGEEGEEEGSSSREWLESDVGNGFPLCGFDSLYDKYCERMLVFHKMITQLMKDPESLNMSKKSPRSASKLASTLRSLSFKRREELQEDCEQLQQQQSEDDPYQTLETAYVAHVSLSWEALHCTYVHLSLIVAAQPDNPTTYSTAAQAFQQFQVLLQRFVENEPFEHGTRVEIYARSRSLLSKLLQVPTFQVADKKDNTEDQMEPSIFAPDLIKLLEESILTFCLFLKKDKKKNSAHGHTGSSIHQVQSSLDKKEAKVKELFKKKKGWKSKTWPATMEEVQLLFALVDIKVVSRVLRMGKLSKEQLLWCEEKMSKVDLSENRLRRDGSPILFPC